The segment TCGTCAGCCGCCTGGCGGCGACCTCCTCGATGGACTGGTACATGCCGCGCGTGGCGCGGGCCAGGTTGTCACACATGCCCCGACGGCAGTGGATCGCAGCGGTTGTTCCCTCGCGATCCTCGATGCCGTCGAAGAACGCGCCCATGTCGAAGGCTTCGTCAGCGTGCCGAAACGTGACCGGGCCGGAGTCCAGATCGATGCGCTCGCCAAGGATGAGGCGTCGGCGCGTCTCCGCGATCCATGCACCAAGGGCGGGGTTCTTCTTCTGCCAGCGGCGCGGCTCCTCCAGTTCGAGCGCGAGCGGGAAGGTCGGATAAACATCGCGCTGCCAGCGAAGCCGGGCGTTCGCGAATTCGAAGATGCCCTGCATCGGATCGCCGAATACGATCGTAGGAACGATCTCTGAGAGCGCGATGGCTAGCGCATGCTGGCCGGGATCGCAGTCCTGATACTCATCAATCAGGATGCGGTCATACGAGGACCGCACCACGTCGCGGACCGCCGAGACCTTCAGCACGTTTAGGGCGTTCTGCCGCAGCGCGCTCCATTCGGCCCCGGTGGGCATCCCCGCGGGCGGGTGGCCGCGCTTGGGGAAGGCGCGCACATAGCGCATGCACCATCCGTCGATGGTGTCTACGTTTGCCGCGCCTGCCGGTATGTTGAGTCGCTTCAGCCTGCCGCGCAACGCATTTACGCCAGCATGCGTATGCGTGAGGATCAGAGTGCGTATGCCCAGCGCCGCCGTCTTCGCGATGGCCTCGGTCTTTCCGTGGCCCGCCGGTGCGATCAGTGAGCCGACGGTAAGCCCGGCGAGGATGCGAGCCTCAGGCATAGAGCCACGCCTCCAGCGCTCGTACGC is part of the Burkholderia pyrrocinia genome and harbors:
- a CDS encoding UvrD-helicase domain-containing protein, whose translation is MPEARILAGLTVGSLIAPAGHGKTEAIAKTAALGIRTLILTHTHAGVNALRGRLKRLNIPAGAANVDTIDGWCMRYVRAFPKRGHPPAGMPTGAEWSALRQNALNVLKVSAVRDVVRSSYDRILIDEYQDCDPGQHALAIALSEIVPTIVFGDPMQGIFEFANARLRWQRDVYPTFPLALELEEPRRWQKKNPALGAWIAETRRRLILGERIDLDSGPVTFRHADEAFDMGAFFDGIEDREGTTAAIHCRRGMCDNLARATRGMYQSIEEVAARRLTSFASGWDGSAGAQQRLDTVLALSTDCFHKREKQANEELPPEQAQVIDDMKAAARQLGGADCAEAAREFMRLARRHPRWRLFRGELWRDAERALGELAADRAATLAEAVLKIRQRVSAAGRSLQRRTISTPLLLKGLEFDHVLIPDASHFGNEDYAQAKLFYVAISRATQSLTITARDRYVQFPRPDL